AAGAGCTCAAGAAGCACGGCCTCGAGGCGCGCGTCATTATGCAGACCAGCGACAATGCCTGGACCGTCGCCCAGAACGCGCCACTCAGCGAGGAAACGTTCGAGCCGCCTGCCAAGGGCGACCGGTACCCGCTCATGGCCTTGGTCACGGGGCAGTTCCCGGACATCTACAAGGACCAGCCGCGCCCGGATTGGCCGCCGCCCCAGCCGCGGCCGGGCATGCCGCCCCAGCCCCCGTCGGAGGAGAAAGAGGAGCCTGCGGGACCCTTGACCCCCGCGCCGGGCAAGCTGGTGCTGGTGGGCGCATCGCAGATGTTCCGCAGCGATTTTCTGCAGCGTTCGAACGCGGACCTGTTTCTCAACAGCATCGACGCGGTGACTCTGGGCGACGATTTGGTGAACGTGCGCAGCCGGAAGGCGGTGGACCGCACCATTTCGAAACCCAGCGACAGCCAGGTCAACATGTGGAAATTCGTGAACTACGTGCTGGTGAGCCTTGTCATCACCACGGTGGGCGTGGCCGTGACCGTGGTGCGGCGTCAGTCGCGCAATGCGTACACGATGTCTTTCATGAACAACGGCGCGCCGGCGGACTAACGGCGGATCAACCCTGGTAATACAATGGGAATGGCCCGATAAGGATTGTGGAGAGGTCTCATGAGAAAGTGGAAGAATCTTGTTCCCCTGGTTGTGATCCTGGCCATCCTGGCCGCCTTGGTGGTGCTGAAGCAGGTCCAGAACCGGCCTGTTGCGATCGAGGAACAGCTTCAGGCGAAAGTGACGGCGCTTATCCCGGAAACCGTCTCTCAAGGCGCGGTTACCCGGATTGACCTCTATACGGGAGCAAAGCCCGACGACAAGGTGGTTATCCAGCGCGATGCCCAAGACCCGAATGTCTGGAGGCTCACAAGCCACTTCAACGCTCCGGCAAAGAAAGACAAGCTCGACGAGTTTCTCGAGAAACTCACCGGGTTGCATGGTGAGTTCCGGGCAGCAGACGTCACCGGCGACGACCTCGGCGAGTTCGAATTGGCCGAAGACAAGGCCTTTCATGTACTCGCGTATACGGACGACGCCGAGAAGCCGGCGGTCCATATCCTCAACGGGAAGGCCCCGAAGTCCGGGCAGGTGTTCGTGCGCACGGTTGATGGAAACACCGTCTATGTGTCCGACGTGAACTTCCGCCGTGAAGCCCAGCTCTGGAGCGAGGAGGCCGATGCGGCCCCCGAGCCCGGCCCCTGGGAAGACAAGGACGTCGTGAAGGTCGCCAAGGAAGACATCACGAAAGTGGCCCTCACCATGCCCGACAAGCAACTCGTGTTCGAGAAGCGCGAGAAACCCGCCGAGAAAAAAGAAGGCGAGAACGCCGAACCGGCTGCGGGCGAGGAAGCCGCGCCGAAACCCGAGGAGCAGGCTCCCCCCCAGTACGAATGGGCGCTGGCTTCGGGAGGCGTTGCTGGCCAAACGCATAAAGAGATGGGGCTCGATGCGATCCTGGGCGCGTTCAATCCCTTGACAGCCACGGAAATCGTCGATCCGGCCAAACTCGACGAGTGGAACTTGACAACGCCCGGTTTCAAATGCGTGCTTACCCTCAAGGACAAGGAGCTTGTCCTCGAGGGGGGGCTGCCGCCATCGAGCGCCGACGGCTACGTGCGCGTGGCCGGCGCCAAGGAGCCGGTGATCTATAAACTGTCTTCCTATGTCTTTGGCAAGGTGTTCCCGAAAGGCTCCGACCTGTTTAACCT
Above is a genomic segment from Candidatus Hydrogenedentota bacterium containing:
- a CDS encoding DUF4340 domain-containing protein; its protein translation is MRKWKNLVPLVVILAILAALVVLKQVQNRPVAIEEQLQAKVTALIPETVSQGAVTRIDLYTGAKPDDKVVIQRDAQDPNVWRLTSHFNAPAKKDKLDEFLEKLTGLHGEFRAADVTGDDLGEFELAEDKAFHVLAYTDDAEKPAVHILNGKAPKSGQVFVRTVDGNTVYVSDVNFRREAQLWSEEADAAPEPGPWEDKDVVKVAKEDITKVALTMPDKQLVFEKREKPAEKKEGENAEPAAGEEAAPKPEEQAPPQYEWALASGGVAGQTHKEMGLDAILGAFNPLTATEIVDPAKLDEWNLTTPGFKCVLTLKDKELVLEGGLPPSSADGYVRVAGAKEPVIYKLSSYVFGKVFPKGSDLFNLQTLGLDKETLARVEMELPDAKVVLTKEGADWTVAEPKADLEADTTAISTLTGALAGWKASDYTDSAPLGEPVRRITFSTSDGQAHVLEIGGPSRSIDGSYARLDGGAVVAMTKGDVGKILVEPKNLYKRALLAKDAADIKTITIAPAAGEPIILARNESNVWMLGDAEANADAAEDVADAIADLQADQILFGKAPAEFAPQVTIDVTLESGEGHKLLLGQESETGRELM